From a single Pseudophryne corroboree isolate aPseCor3 chromosome 6, aPseCor3.hap2, whole genome shotgun sequence genomic region:
- the LOC134934124 gene encoding olfactory receptor 6B1-like, whose amino-acid sequence MSKDNYTSVNEFLLLGFPQIKGFKTIISFVLIMTVYIITLAINSMIITLVSTRPQLHSPMYYFLQQLSCSENVFLTVIIPNMLRVIWLEGATMSIVGCITQTYLYCALGCTECNLLTVMSYDRYLAICNPLRYSTIMTIKLQHSLVIYCWLYGFVIHQITLYFLCQLQFCRPNVIDHFFCDLDPFIELSCSNTDAVQLEVFIVAFSVLVIPFILVVISYICVFTTIIGISSKTGKMKAFSTCSSHLSVVTMYYGTLITIYIVPADGRSLTMNKLIALLYTVVTPLFNPIIYSLRNQEIRVIMENIFRSKWPFSKTKHKHEN is encoded by the coding sequence ATGAGCAAAGATAACTACACATCAGTCAATGAATTTCTACTATTGGGATTCCCACAAATTAAAGGTTTCAAGACCATCATTTCATTTGTTCTAATTATGACTGTTTACATTATAACACTAGCAATAAATTCTATGATCATTACTTTGGTGTCAACCAGACCACAATTACACTCTCCCATGTACTACTTCCTCCAGCAGTTGTCATGCAGTGAAAATGTGTTCCTGACTGTTATTATCCCTAATATGCTACGTGTTATATGGTTGGAAGGAGCCACCATGTCTATTGTAGGTTGTATAACTCAGACTTATCTTTACTGTGCTTTAGGGTGTACAGAATGTAACCTTCTCACAGTCATGTCTTATGACCGATATCTGGCCATATGCAACCCTCTACGTTATAGCACCATCATGACCATCAAACTTCAACATTCCTTGGTTATCTATTGCTGGTTATATGGCTTTGTGATCCACCAGATTACTCTTTATTTTCTGTGTCAGCTTCAGTTCTGTAGGCCCAACGTCATTGATCATTTCTTCTGTGATCTTGATCCTTTTATTGAACTGTCATGCTCTAACACAGATGCAGTACAATTAGAAGTTTTTATTGTTGCCTTCTCTGTATTAGTCATCCCATTTATCTTAGTAGTAATTAGTTACATCTGTGTTTTCACAACAATTATTGGAATCTCTTCTAAAACAGGAAAGatgaaagccttctccacctgcagctCCCACCTCTCAGTCGTGACCATGTACTATGGAACCTTGATTACGATTTACATAGTTCCAGCTGATGGACGTTCCTTGACCATGAACAAGTTGATTGCCCTCTTGTATACTGTAGTAACACCCCTGTTTAACCCAATCATATACAGTTTAAGGAATCAAGAGATTAGAGTCATCATGGAGAATATATTTAGGAGTAAGTGGCCATTCagtaaaacaaaacataaacatgAAAATTAG